The Phragmites australis chromosome 1, lpPhrAust1.1, whole genome shotgun sequence genomic interval aagaggaacctttaacactccatagtcgagctcccatatctcctctatgaatccataataGGTATCCCTATTGCCATTGCAGTAGTAGGTATCTATACGAACACCACTATTTTAGTTGGCGCTCTTAGTATCTTgtgctcttgtataaaatgtatagccatttatgtcatatccttgaaaTGTGAGGATTGTGCTGACGGTTCGTGAGCCAACACGTTCAActaagcacactctatctgcttatccatcacatGTCTACATAACCAGACGCCAAAATAATCTCGGTGCTatcgcgcgatccaaacatcagacttccctgggtttttggtgcgtagcatcttctaaTGTTCTTCAACATATGGGCCCATTACAACTAATTGTTGCAaaactgcaaaatgtgcttgcatgaatgaaacgAGTTcgttagtgtggaatgagtttgcacctttCATTCTTTTCCCATGTAGCCTTctctcatggtgagatacatgCATACCAATCAATTTCAGACTCATGTAGTCAacgtagaaatcaatgacctcctcggtttcCTAGCCCTCAGCCATGCAGTCTTTCGGCCAATTtcagttacaaacatatttctttagaactcccatgaacctctcgaaagggtacatatGATATAGAAATACAGGGCCAAGAATATGTATCtgtttcacaatgtgaacaacgAGAttcaccatgatatcaaaaaatgatggtgggaaatacacctcaagctaggatagagtctcgaccacatcttcctacagcttatctagcttaGTCAGATTGATAGCCTTCTATGATatcacgttgaagaatgaacacaaatTTATGATTAGGTTTCGGATTTTCGgcgacagaatacctctaaaTGCAATTGGAaacatctgtgtcatcatcacatgacaatcatgagactttataccagttaatttcaaatctttcatgtttactagtctctttatgttagCGGAGTAACGGGATGGAACGTTGATTCcatgtaagcacttgcacattgcaattttctttgccttgcttggactgtagctagcgggaccaggatatttgtcaccttcttctatatctttgggatgtagatcctgtctgagttcaaacatttcaggtccttccttGCTTGGGATGCATTCTTTGTTTTgttaggtatgtctagtaacgtaccaattaAACTATCACACACATTATTCTCAATGCGCATGACATCAATtccggccaataagctaagtaataaaaaacaaatttcctTTTGAATATAGGAGCTCTAAAATTAGATTTCGGAACTGGTGTACTCTCATGTCCCTTTCCAAAGATAGCCCTAAGTCCTTTTATCATCccatatacctgtctcctagtgcgatgcttaggaggtgatcaagtctcaactttcccataaAAAACTCTCCTATTGCTACGGTATGGGTGATctttgcgaagaaatttatgatgacataggtacaccattttttggcagTTCGTTAGCCACAAACTCTTTGTTTCATCCAAGTAATGCACGCATACAAAGTAGCCTTTGGCAGTTTGGCCTGATAGGTTACCAGCGGCTaaccaatcttggattgttacaaaTAGCATTGtgtgtagggtgaagttctctcatttgtattcaTCACATACCCGTACACCATTGTTCCATAGTGTTACAAGATCTTTCAATTAATGGTTTCAGATAGACATAGATATTGTTgctaggttgcctcggcccttgcATCAATACTGGCATCATAATATAAttttgcttcatacacaaccaaggagcaAGGTTGTGGACACATAGGGTCACAGGCAAAGTACTATGACTACTGCAAATCTTAAtgttcctcacatcttctgcaaatggcttcttgtatttcctatcaatgttcctccactgtgtagaatcagtggggtgtctTAGCATTTCATCATCCTTGCACTCCCGGCATGCCATCACAGCAATTTGGCACGCCTTTCGTTAGTGAATAAATGCTTCAAATAGGGgattatagaaaaataccacatcaccttgacaggagacattttcttctttccttcaccatcaatatcatcaccgtcatgcATGTACCGTGTTGCACCATAGACgagacacacttccaagtctgcatgctcttcgCAATACAATATGCAATCATTTgtacatacatgtattttctgtacttccaacctcAATAGGCACACAACTTGCTTAGCCTGGTACATATTTTCTGActgcacatttccctttggaagcaatttcttgaagaatagtaacaactttgtgaagcttgtatcagaccacccattgctttccttcaattgtagcagtgaaaacATGATATAGAattttgtgtgctccttctcgtagcCTGGGAACAATGATGTTTTGGAGTCCTCTATCATacgctgaaacttttgaaaacatcttttattggtgaagtttccctcccAATCACACAACATCTACTCCAgatcatcgtcgtcatcgtcaGCTAACATTTGCTCTAGATCaccatcgaccaacgtatcttcGACAGGTAGCATATCTATGTATTCGTTAGCTAACATATTGATGCACAAATCTTTGTCTTCTCTACCAATGTGTTGCCCTTCCTATACAATCTCAGCTTCATCGTGCCCCTACTGAGGACTCAGACGATGTTTTTATCATAGGGAGTACGGGTTCGAGAGAGATTGGAAGTGGCTCGCTGCAAATGGTATCCTTCGACAGCAACATGGTGTTAGAGGTCGATGACTTTGCGGGAGTGGACTCGGTGGTAGGCAATGTCAGGCCACCTTCTCCACCAGCTCCTGCTCTTTCTTCTCTCACCGACCCTTTGCCACCTTCGACAACGGTCTCAACCTTGGTAAGTTAAGCATTTACCCTGATCTTTTATGGTCATGTAAGTTCTTTTATTAACTAAGTGCATCTTAGCCTTTCTCCTAGGAGCGTGGGAAGACAACAATCCATGTGAGTCCATCGGGCGAAGCTCCTTTTACTCAACTAGCATCAGGGAGCAAGAGATTGGCCCCTCTATTGGTCCCGGTGAAACCTTCGACAACCAGGAAATGACTCAGGTATGCTAAGAATTATCTCTCATGTTTGGTGAAATGTACATTTTGAATTTGTCTTTTCCGTAGGCTAGTCAGAATATTTCCGCTAGTACCCAAGCCCCGACTTCCCCAACCTCCAGCTCCTCCCTCATCCCAGGGAGATGGCAACAAGCCTTGCAAGCCCTTGGCGTTAGTGGCTACCAATAGGGAATTGGAAGTAGCCAGCACTGAGGCAGCTGCTGACTCTCCACAGAAGGAGTACAGGATTTCACTGGACGTGTTTTGGGGGGACATACTTGAAGGGTGGGTAGGCCATCAGCATGATTCGGTGCTCAATGCCTTCTTTACGGTAGGACTCTTCCTGCAGGTTAGAAACCGAATTAAAAAATGACATGTACTGACCATGTTGTTCTTTGCAGCTTGTCATGCACTGCTTGGGGAAGTCCCGTTTTGACACCAAGAAGGTCATCGACCGAGCCGTCGAGCTTGAAAAGTTGGCTACTGAGCTACACCGGCAACTACCTCAAGTGACGACCGGGAAGGAGAAGGCAAACACCGAACTTTCCACAGCTTGAGAAGTTGTGGCCCAAATGTCAACCACCCTGCAACAACTTGTTGCAGCGCTTGACGCGTTCCAGGAAACGCTTGCTGGAGTTGTTATGTTGTTTCCAAGCTTGCATGGAAGATTGATCATGAATTCATTGAGGAATATCATGTGATTAATAaagatgcatcaagatgaatgaggtctaggtgatgctcgggtaagtagtgacaatacctatagactaacaattaaattgagaattgttagtaggttattttataggagatgcataagtggtAAATCATGGATTCGTTATGGAATTCCATGAAGTCAAAGAAATGCATCGATGTCATTAGGCTATAGGTGATACTCATGAGAtaaagaagaagctcaagaagattgacgattagcgtgaaggctaagtcacttgtggagattaagtgactaaatgtatgagattatcaattgagttttatagactaacccatgtgctttatgcttgagagtgatTTGGGGTTAtgttccataagaaggcatgagttgaattgagatattcaatatgccaagttggaagagcaagattaagacaagcttagtgggTAACTTATATGtttgatgcttgcggttcatgccTCAGTGATGAACCAAATGAAGGTGATGCAAAGAGTAAGGTCTCCTATACTTTGTGCGTGGGAAGctatcaagagagcttcattaaACTTTTGGAGATcgagtgaagataaagatggAAGCGGggatgatcatcgtcatcaagagaagaTGAGTTGATGGCGAgacttgaagagctatgagaagcgtcagggcttggatgatgtgttccTCAAGTCCGATatgattgctcaaggcaaatgtataactagaatatgttttttagttttactggtctcaaggagtttggtaGGAGATCGTgttataggatcgatagccgtactatcaagaggggctaCCAAAGCGTTGCTAGATTGTtatgtcgagtgctcaaacactGTGCTTAGTGCAGGATGGGTTTGTATTGAGAGTTTATTTTTGGAGTCTGGGGTATTTAAAAGGCGTTTTAGATTTAATCCTTTGTTATTGATGGCCTTAGTGGTGTTTAGTATTGTTCCATATggtacctagtttaatcttgaGGGATTAAGCTTTATACAATgggtggaagtgtccgaatcaaCTTTTAGAGTGTTTCTAGTTTTGATATAATATGGTCgagatcatgaatttagtaGGTATGTAtaaccctctgaataagcttttcgtagGGTCTGAGATCACCGAAATCAGACATCGGAATAAAAAATTATCGATGTTTTTCAAAGGGTTAGCTGTGCTAATTTTGGATGTTCTGATTTGTTGGAACCTCTGATTTTCAGGAACATGGAGCTCTCAGATTTGAGTTATTTTTTTGGATTGGCTGTTTTGATCcatacatcggatgttccgatatgtTGTTTTTCCCAGATCTGACTGTTGGGATTTGAAGGATCATATGTTTCGATCTAGGCAGATTCTGTCTAACGGCTTGTTTTACAGAGTGAGATATAAATACCCCTTAGCCTCCTTGCATGGGGCAAGTTACTGGGCTGCCTTTGTGGTGCTTGTGAGAGATgttagaacttggtgttccatcTTTGAGTGcttcccttctctctctatcAAGATTTTGTGAGAATCAAGCCTTTTTGACTCAGTGAGGATAGAGTGAGGTCAGTGGAGCTTGGGTTGCTCACACATGTCGCATTTGTTGCGTGTGTTTAAGCACTCATCGTTGATTGTGTGTGAGTttgggagtttgttactctttgAGACCACCGTCTCCTAGACAGTTTGGTGGTGGATTGCCGAAGAtttcctcaagtgaagattgtgaggaggcctAGAAGTGGTTGTATAACTCACCAtctccggagtggaggaagagttggccatagtggagacgaggagtgctttgtgcaacctcatgatgaaaagggttgaaagagacccggctcaagtgtgaccgagcttcctcaacggagacgtaggatatcgGTGCATATACGAACTttggtaacaaatcatttgtctctGTATTGCCTTACTCTTTTGCATTACATtgatttaattgcttgtatgcttatttgtatgtgcattgTGTTAATTTGTGAGATTCTATCTAGTTGTTTTTACTtgcatcggaacatctgatgaacagtacagaacatccggtgaacagtatcagaacatccgattggTTTTAATCAGAACATCCAATCAATAGGATCGATCCTTCCTATAAGAGcttcttgcatatcttgctagatttgaataatctttctCACATTTGGGTTGTAACCTTCATATTTGTTTAggatgattgtgcactagttgagcctaacatatttaggttttacacttgtgaaaaatccgttagtctatttctgctgcaagtttaggcctaCTATTGAACAAGGGGACAAAGTTTTCAGAAACGTCAATTCaacccctctaggcgacatcattgtcctttctaGGCGTTCGGTGGATTCTGAGTAACAGTCACTGAACATCTCTTGAGCCAATCCTGACAAGGTGCAGAGTTAACCCTCGCCTATGCGATGGCTGTCCTGGAGACCCATCAGCCAGAGTTCAACACAAACATCCTCCTAGAAGGGTTTGGGAACGAGTCGGAAGACTCGTCGGCCGACAAGGATGAGGCGGTGACCGGCATAGCCAAGGCTTTCGTGGACACGATGGATTTCTTGCCTTTTGCGTAGTCTTTTTGCTTTTACCCTGGCATCTGTAAAAACACTTGGTACCTTTTGTTAGTTTAAGTCAGGAACTTAAATTTTTCTCCATGCCCAATGGGAGTATTTCGTGATGGATTCTTTTGACAACATATCATGATCTTctctttgttttttccttcaattAGTTTAGGACACTTTGGCCACTAGTCAGAACGCTTATTATAACCGGCTTATGGCCCTCTTGAGTGGGAGGCGTCGTAGCACCCAGTCACCCATGGAACACAATAAGTAGCCATTTTGCAACcctgagttcatgtcacaacaATCATTTTCTTTTCATTAGAATTTGCGTTCAGAAAGGTAtacaatatgttgttttcgGTTTCCAGTGCCTAGTACTTTATTAAGTCCCCAGCTATGTATTCGAAAACATGGGTTCCGAgtaggcagtccagtcagtaaAAACATCTTTAAAGTAAAGGGAATTCATATTGCCCTTGGGTCAAGACAAACTTTTTGCTAACCCGTGTGCACATTCGCGATGAAGGATCCAAGAAGCGACTTATTCCGTTTATTGGGCATGAGGATACGTAGAAAGgtagaaaaataaaatctattGACTCcataggcaatatgatctttattattgtAAGGAAGTGCTCTTAGGACTTACACTTAGAACTTACAGAGATTATTGACGACCAACGAGCTATGAAGACCTATTGCCTTAAACATAAATGATACAGACTTAATTAAGCCAAGAAGCGATGACCCTTATTACCTCCGGAGTAGCGTAGGCACTTTTTTTATTAGCTTCGAACTAGTCGTGGAGTTGAGGCCCGGGTTCCTGGGTTTGCATCTCGAGGCGCTATGATCACGGTTATGACTGAGCCTTTCtatccaccttgatccttgagctcttgcgtttcttgcttggttggtgttgaactgcCATGTTGAGACTTCTCTTGTCGTAACGGAGACCAGCTTTGGGACAACCCCTGATGGTGATCACCTCCTCGAGTCGTGGGATCTTCACACACTAATAAGCGTAATGCGTTGCTTTCATAAATTTGGCTAGAGTAGGTCTTTTTAAGATGACATTGTATGCCGTCTCGAAATCTGCCACATTGAACATAATTTTCTCTGTCCGAAAATTTTCATGCTTCCTGAAGGTAACAGGTAGCAGTGTCTGGCTAATGGGAGTGCCCGAGGACCCTGGTACTATACCGTGGAAGGCTTAAATAACCAGCTTGATAGCAGACCAGGAGATCTATTTTCCTTCAAGTGCGTTACCGAAGAGGATGTTTAGGGATTTCCCTTCATCGATAAGTACTCAGGTAACCCTACAACTATTTATcataggctcgaccactatcgggAAGCGGCCTAGCCATATGAAATTATTAGGGCAATCTTCTTGGCCGAAGGAGATTTCGGTTTCCGACCACTTCATGACCTGACGACCCTTAGGGATAACGGCTaagacttctcgggccaccttCTTGTACTGCCGCTTGGACTTGTAGGACATggaaccaccgaacatgtggttgATTATCTCTCACCCGGTTGAAAATACATCGGGTCTGCATCATCCTCACTGCCATCAGAGTCGGAGTCCCTGCTTTGGGTCACGACCTGGACCTTCGTTCCCTTAACCGCTTTTTCGACCTCCACCTTGACCAATTTTTTCCAGATGCGACAATCatggatgttgttgttgttggtttggTGGAGGTCGCACCAAGGCTTCTTGTCTCATTCACCAGAGCCTGGTGTAAAGCTTCTGCCTTGGGAAGTTTTGGAGCGCTGGTCGGGATGAACGTCGAgtagatctgcaaaaacttcgTCAAATTTAGCTTTCTTGATCTTACTTctcttggtgttcttcttgttcttgctctgGACTTTGTCACCACCGAGCCTATGTTGAGGATGCTTGATAccctgagtcttttccttaatATAGAGGAGTGCATCCTCAACCCTAGCAGACTTGTCGAATATCTGTATGAGCTCCTTAACTATATTAGTTTCTTTTCTGGCTATGTCTTCAATGCAATGCCGGCTCTTAACCCCTTGAACGTctggatgacatcatagtcaCTGATCTTGCGAATGGAATTTCGGGTATTTCTAAATGAACTCGTGCAAAGTTTTGTTCCCCATCTATTCCCAATGGTGGAGATCATATTTTGCATagttgctcccatgagtagattgtcCCTAGAAATAGATTGGCCAGCCAAGTCCTGGCTGCCTTTTCAAGGGTCTTGGGGAGGTAATTCGCCATTATCTTCGTGTCCCCACCAGCTGCTTGAATGGTCGTGGTATATATTTGGAGAAACTCAACGGGTTTATGCTttccattgtatttcttgaTCGTCTCAAGGAGGAACCTTGTTGGACAACTTTCATCCATAGGTCTGGAGAGAAGGCAAGGCAACCGTTGATAGCACCTTGCTTGGTTTCAACTCCCCAGAGAGACTTTTCCACGACTATTAAAGATCGATCCTGATTCGATCGATGTTAGGATGTTTCCTGATTAGATCGGTGAGGAGAAGAACAAGCTTCTTCAGAAACCCCTGAGCATCTTTGCCAACTGTCGATGACCTGATGCAATTCATTGGTCGAATGCTCCTTGATTGGTGAGGTCCGACGACGGTTATTTGCCCGATACTCATCTCGAGAAGCCTTGTTCCGAGTGTTATGCCTTTCCGGGTCCGACACATCTCGCAACGGGGGAGATGAGAGTTCTCCGCTTGGAGTatgatctcctttgttaagtcAACTGTCGAGTTCACCAAAGCATTACCTACTGGGGTAGCCAGATCAGTGGTCGGAGGGCGCATGAGgacctcttgtagaaggagaaTCCTCTTAGCAGTCACAAATTTGAAGCAGTTAGCCATCGTTGATAATCAGGAGACTGTAGGGCCAAGGCCCTGATAAGGGTTGGAGGTGGTGTGCTTGCCCGAAGTTGACAATTACCTGCCACCGGGGCCAGAGGACCTTGATCGTTTGCAGATTGTTGACATGATGACCTAGATCATCACACCCGTTTTTGATAGCGAAAACTTTCCAGGTGTAATATCCGCTAGAGGtggtgtctagatccatcatggatgcatCATTGGATTGCTCTGAgttggtatcttgacaatccatgttatcAAAAACTGCGAGGATTGATCCCAACTTGCTGTGAATTGGACATTCATAGTTGTCTTGACAGTTgagtggttcgaactcgatgCCGTAATATTTCACTCATTGATCGATAAATCGATTTACCTCGTCACTTGAATTGTCACTAGAAAGTTTGTCGTCGAAATTCACCCGATCGATCGTCGGTTCGCTGTGATGATTTCAAGTGCAATATCAACCTATATAAGTTGTGATTTAGGGGGGCTGTTGGAAGTATAAATAGAAATAGATCTGGTTCGGTTGTAATCTTGTGATGTGATTTGATTGTTATAATCATTAGAGATAGATTTCCTTAGTGTAAACCTataaccttgtaacacaagataTACTGCAATACCGAGGACGGTTCTAAGCTATATAAATAGAGAAAATGgtggtccaaaattaatataagccatctatttttagagtccAACAGTCCAGATTAGCCAGGATACTACTCATTTCTCACCGGTAATATAAgtagtatatgtgagtagtatggTAGTATTAGAGTTATTTTAGGGAGAAAAATACGTGATATGAAACTAATTAACTGCAGTTATATAtctctaaatagagtaatattttattgccattttaacattttaatctgcATTCAACATGAGAGTTCATTTGTTACCTATTAGCTAAGGTTAGCAATCCGACGCTTACAGCGTCAATCTTTCTATTAGAAAAAACATGGTAACTAATTTTAACtaaattatcataattattaaaatattcaattatataaattatcaaattaaatttatactactTCCTATATGTATAAACATACACGCCTGAGGAGTTCAACGCTTCCTAACTACTTCATAGTTTCGTGGAAGTAGTGGTGCAAACATCGATGCGCCGTGACCAGGAGAACCGTGTGATATGATGTTCGCGATGATTTTTTTGCATGCACGCCAGGGATAAGGCTAAGTACGCACATGATCGATGGTTCGCTTGTTATTAATTGGTGTTTCAAGCCCTTTCTCTGGTACGCATGGTCTTTTAATTTCCTGTGCTCATCATTTGCAAGGCTAGCTTCTGCTGTAGTTTTGATTAGAATCCTGAAGTACTCCTCTGCTCATCAATATATGACATTGGGAGCCTTTTGGAGTAGTCCAATAATACTTGACATTTTACATGTTCAATCCATTTTCTTCCACCTTTGTCATTACTCCCGATGCTTCTGGTGGACCTCTCGACAGCGGCTCCGGTGGAGCTCCAGATGGAGAGTTACAGAGCTCGCAGCTCTCTCGATGTCTGGCTCTTGTGGAGCTACATACGGAGGTAGAGCTCCCAACAGTTGTGGAGAGCTCACGGATCCACCCGACGGCGGCATGCGGAGCTCTAGCTGATGGCGGAGCTCGTGGATCTCTCGATGGTGGCTCCGATGGAGCTCTTGATGATAGGTCGAGGAGCTCGAGGATCTCCCAACGACAAATCTGGTGGAGCTCCGTACGGAAGAAAAGCTTCCCATGTGGTGGAGCTCGCGAGTCTCCAAATGGTTGCTCCGGCAGCAGTGGAGCTCACAGATCTACTCGATGGCAGCTTGCGAAGCTCCCGATGATGGCGGAGCTCGTGGATCTTTCTACGGCGGCTCCGATGAAGCTCCGAACGGCGGGTCGCGGAGCTCGGGAATCTCCCAACGATCTCAGGGATCCGTCTCGGGGAACCTCCTCCGGCGTCGCACCGCAATGCGTGGTACATGTTCTCGATCATGTGGATCTGCCACGCGAGGCTCCGGTCGGTGGCTCTGGCAGCACACGGAAGATCCCAGGTGCGCACTCGGACTCACGACCGGCGCAGAAGGGGCAGGGCGGCTTGGGGGCCGAGGTTAGGGTTCGCGGGGCCGTGGGCCTTGAGATCAGCGGGGCAACGCGAGCATGCCGGCGAGAAGACGACCCATCGGTTGAACACTGCGCCTCGGCACGCCTCCAAAATTCTAGAAGCTTCCGCCATCGCCATGCTTCGAGAGATGGTGCTGATGACTGACGAGTGGAGGGCAAAAGAGTAAAAGCACCCGTTCCttaatatgtgtatatatatacacccttTATTTGTGGAAACAAACTTGTCTGCATATCGTACTTAACTATGTAATGTGTAAAGGTatccattaaaaaaacaaaaaacaaatgtGTAAATCAGTAAATGTGTCACCATGTAGGAGCCCACTGGGATGACGTAGGCAAACTAAACAGGATCGGACGAGCAACAGTTGATGCATGTCAGACATCGCATTTGATACGAATGTACTCCCTGCTTGATAAGGCCGGGAGCGTCTGACAAACAGATGAAGACGGGAGTAGCTGATACGCTACTGTACTTGCGTTATTCACAGCACCCGAGGGAACGGTTGCCGAGTCACTTACAGTGGTGCGGTCGCGGGGTGAGCGCGACCGATCGGTCCATACCACCGAGCTGCATTTGCGACGTGACGTGCCAGCGCCACTGTAGGATTGCCTGGGGGAGCCTGCAGCCGGATCTAACTCGCACTGTTGCGCATTCAATGACATACTACCCGAGACTCCGGGACCCGCATGTCACGTGGAAATCGCTCCCGCGCGATACTAGAGCGCGCGCATCGCCGGAACGCCTGACGCAACACGGCAGGCAGAGGTCATGCTCAATTCTGTTGTTATCGGAAAACTTCAACAGGTAGTGTTGTATCGGTCTCTTCTACTTTAGTtatgttttattatttttctctatATCCTCTGTCTCTGTCTTTGAACTCTCCGTCGCTCTCCCACACTCAATACATATGTGATCAGATATATgtaatataaattaataataaagcatatttattaatatatagtaattcacattacacatatatacataatagttctcacatgtCACTCCTGGAAAGTCGATCGAGTTAAATCAGTTTATATTCTTCTACCTCTCCTGCGATGAGGATCGTGTCTCCTTACGGACGGCTGATGGTGTATGTACGTGCAGGGACGcggggggcgatggtggtggagcggaggactcGATGTAACACCctatttttcagaatttataactttttaataTTTTCCAAGATTACCGAATatcttcaccagtagaataggtttaaaacctattttcataaacaatcaatcaaaatagattattattttgtgtgtattGCTGCTGAGTTCTGTTagaagccaggtaaatgcattagagatctttttctttttcttctttttggtgttttgagtgaaaaagattttgaaaagggtttttacaaaactctgtagtaagctagttaaggatcttaatggttgaaattcaaaatctttaaattcatcatctattcaatccttg includes:
- the LOC133888803 gene encoding uncharacterized protein LOC133888803; translated protein: MIDGSLVINWCFKPFLCGSGGAPDGELQSSQLSRCLALVELHTEVELPTVVESSRIHPTAACGALADGGARGSLDGGSDGALDDRSRSSRISQRQIWWSSVRKKSFPCGGARESPNGCSGSSGAHRSTRWQLAKLPMMAELVDLSTAAPMKLRTAGRGARESPNDLRDPSRGTSSGVAPQCVVHVLDHVDLPREAPVGGSGSTRKIPGAHSDSRPAQKGQGGLGAEVRVRGAVGLEISGATRACRREDDPSVEHCASARLQNSRSFRHRHASRDGADD